From Hippea alviniae EP5-r, one genomic window encodes:
- a CDS encoding urocanate hydratase: MNPFIVSLPNELPEYPKFVEGIRRAPARHFNLNEYQTKLALKNALRYIPKHLHEQIAEEFLDELLTRGRIYGYRYRPEGRIWGKPIDQYEGNTLEGKAFQVMIDNNLDFEIALYPYELVTYGETGQVFQNWMQYRLVKKYLEVMTDEQTLVVMSGHPLGLFPSHKNAPRVINTNSMMVGLFDNPDDWHIAAQLGVANYGQMTAGGWMYIGPQGIVHGTYITILNAARLFLGVPWDSDLKGHLFVSSGLGGMSGAQAKAVEIAGGVGIIAEVDYSRIETRKNQGWVSFVTDSLREAFDVAGEHLESKKPISIAYHGNVVDLLEYMVENNIKPELISDQTSCHVPYDGGYIPQGLTLEEARRMIKENHELFVEYVNKSLKKHFELIKILHKKGGYFWDYGNSFLKAVYDAGVKEVAKNGETTDEGFIFPSYVEDIMGPLYFDYGYGPFRWVCLSHKHEDLIKTDKAAAEIIDPNRRMQDRDNYHWIVNAENNKLVVGTEARILYADAQTRVKIALKFNEMIRKGEIGPVMLGRDHHDTGGTDSPFRETANIKDGSNIMADMAVHCFAGNAARGMSLVVLSNGGGVGIGKAINGGFGLVLDGSKEKDEIIKKALDWDVMVGVSRRAWARNKNALEVIDEWNSDSKGAITKPEIAEDELINDLVKTKLGVKK, encoded by the coding sequence ATGAACCCATTTATCGTATCTTTACCTAATGAGTTGCCAGAATACCCAAAGTTTGTTGAAGGCATAAGAAGGGCACCAGCAAGACACTTCAACCTAAACGAGTATCAAACAAAATTGGCATTAAAAAACGCATTGAGATACATACCTAAGCACCTGCATGAGCAGATAGCCGAAGAGTTTTTAGACGAGCTTTTAACAAGGGGCAGAATCTATGGATATAGATACAGACCTGAAGGAAGAATCTGGGGAAAACCTATAGACCAATACGAAGGCAATACACTGGAAGGAAAAGCCTTTCAGGTTATGATAGACAACAATTTGGATTTTGAGATAGCTCTTTATCCTTACGAGCTTGTCACATACGGTGAGACAGGCCAGGTATTTCAGAACTGGATGCAGTATAGACTCGTAAAAAAATACTTAGAAGTGATGACAGATGAACAGACGCTTGTCGTAATGTCTGGGCATCCTTTAGGACTATTCCCATCTCATAAAAACGCACCACGCGTTATAAACACAAACTCTATGATGGTTGGACTGTTCGACAATCCCGACGATTGGCACATAGCGGCTCAGCTTGGTGTGGCAAACTATGGCCAGATGACAGCTGGCGGTTGGATGTATATAGGGCCGCAGGGAATAGTGCACGGCACATACATAACCATCTTAAACGCCGCAAGACTCTTTTTAGGCGTTCCGTGGGATTCGGATTTAAAAGGACACCTGTTTGTAAGCTCTGGTCTTGGCGGTATGAGTGGCGCTCAGGCTAAAGCAGTCGAGATTGCAGGTGGCGTTGGAATTATAGCCGAAGTGGATTACTCCCGTATTGAGACAAGAAAGAATCAGGGATGGGTAAGCTTTGTAACGGACAGTTTAAGGGAAGCCTTCGATGTGGCAGGTGAACATCTTGAGTCTAAAAAACCCATATCGATAGCATATCACGGCAATGTTGTGGATTTATTGGAATATATGGTTGAAAACAACATAAAACCAGAGTTGATAAGCGACCAGACATCGTGTCATGTGCCTTACGATGGTGGGTATATACCACAAGGATTAACCTTAGAAGAAGCACGCAGAATGATTAAAGAAAACCACGAACTCTTTGTAGAGTATGTCAATAAATCCTTAAAGAAACATTTTGAACTGATAAAAATACTGCACAAAAAGGGCGGATACTTCTGGGATTATGGCAACAGCTTCCTAAAAGCCGTCTATGATGCAGGCGTAAAAGAAGTCGCAAAGAATGGTGAAACAACTGATGAAGGCTTTATCTTCCCATCTTATGTTGAAGATATAATGGGACCTTTGTATTTTGATTACGGCTATGGTCCTTTTAGATGGGTCTGTCTATCACACAAACACGAAGATTTAATCAAAACAGATAAAGCTGCAGCAGAGATTATAGACCCAAATAGAAGAATGCAGGATAGGGATAACTATCACTGGATAGTAAATGCCGAAAACAACAAGCTTGTCGTTGGAACAGAAGCAAGAATCTTGTATGCCGATGCTCAAACAAGGGTTAAGATAGCTTTAAAGTTCAACGAGATGATAAGAAAGGGTGAAATAGGCCCGGTAATGCTTGGACGAGACCATCATGATACAGGCGGCACAGACTCACCTTTCAGAGAGACGGCAAATATCAAGGACGGAAGCAATATAATGGCAGATATGGCTGTCCACTGCTTTGCTGGAAACGCAGCGCGCGGCATGAGTCTTGTTGTTCTGTCTAACGGCGGCGGTGTTGGTATAGGAAAGGCAATAAACGGTGGTTTCGGACTCGTTCTGGACGGCTCAAAAGAGAAAGATGAAATCATTAAAAAGGCTTTAGATTGGGATGTTATGGTCGGTGTGTCAAGAAGGGCATGGGCAAGAAATAAGAACGCATTAGAAGTAATTGATGAGTGGAATTCTGACTCAAAAGGCGCCATAACAAAACCAGAGATTGCAGAAGACGAACTAATAAACGACTTAGTAAAAACAAAATTGGGTGTGAAAAAATGA
- a CDS encoding ABC transporter substrate-binding protein — MKFRAFIFGLVFMFIATTSSFAAGVIKIGFFAPLTGFAAADGASAKHGAMLAVEKINENGGVLGKKIKLVVYDDAVSSQQAVAIARKLVQEDRVIAVVSGSYSTPTRAAAPIYQRFRIPLVVAYATHPDITKAGNYVFRIGFLASVEGKAGGYVATKILHAKRVAVLTMDNDFGRALSQGFVKEAEKNGAKVVANLSFSLGEKDMTPYLTKIKALNPDLIYCTGYYSEGALTVKQAKQLGIKAQLLGQEGFDSPMFLKIAGKSANGTIITTDLNRDDKRPIARWFIAQYRKQFNLEPDMVGASSFDAVYILAEAIKEAKSTNPAKIREALARIKNFDGVTGDIKGFTKNGEVIKPVQIQKVVNGQFTYFGEIDNLEIITPSN, encoded by the coding sequence ATGAAATTTAGAGCGTTTATCTTTGGTTTGGTTTTTATGTTTATCGCCACAACATCGTCCTTTGCAGCTGGAGTCATAAAAATTGGCTTTTTCGCACCTTTAACGGGCTTTGCTGCAGCTGATGGTGCAAGTGCAAAACATGGAGCCATGCTGGCGGTTGAAAAAATCAACGAAAATGGTGGAGTATTGGGCAAAAAGATTAAACTCGTCGTCTATGACGATGCCGTAAGCTCTCAGCAGGCAGTGGCTATAGCAAGAAAGCTCGTTCAGGAAGATAGGGTTATAGCTGTGGTAAGCGGCTCTTACTCAACACCCACAAGGGCAGCAGCACCAATCTATCAGAGATTCAGAATTCCACTTGTTGTAGCTTATGCAACCCATCCAGACATAACAAAGGCAGGAAACTATGTATTCAGAATTGGCTTCTTGGCAAGCGTTGAAGGAAAAGCCGGTGGCTATGTGGCAACAAAGATTTTACATGCAAAAAGGGTTGCCGTTTTAACAATGGATAACGATTTCGGAAGAGCTCTATCTCAAGGTTTTGTAAAAGAAGCTGAAAAGAACGGTGCTAAAGTTGTGGCAAATTTAAGCTTTTCTCTTGGTGAAAAAGACATGACACCCTATCTGACAAAGATTAAAGCCTTAAACCCTGATTTAATCTATTGCACTGGTTATTACTCTGAAGGTGCTTTAACCGTAAAACAGGCAAAACAGCTTGGAATAAAGGCTCAGCTTTTGGGTCAGGAAGGTTTTGACTCTCCTATGTTCTTAAAAATAGCAGGCAAATCCGCTAACGGCACGATAATAACAACAGACTTAAACAGAGATGACAAAAGACCCATAGCAAGATGGTTTATAGCACAATACAGAAAACAGTTTAATCTTGAGCCGGACATGGTCGGTGCTTCAAGTTTTGATGCAGTTTACATACTTGCAGAAGCAATCAAAGAAGCAAAAAGCACAAACCCTGCAAAAATCAGGGAAGCTTTAGCCCGCATAAAGAACTTCGACGGCGTAACGGGTGATATAAAAGGATTTACGAAAAACGGTGAAGTTATAAAACCCGTTCAAATACAGAAGGTTGTAAACGGTCAGTTTACATATTTCGGTGAGATAGACAATCTAGAGATAATAACACCATCAAATTAG
- the hutG gene encoding formimidoylglutamase, which produces MVWKGRVDGNLKSQLRWHQVVKPFDKHKKEKGICIVGFRCDEGVKRNKGRLGAKDAPISIRKALASLPWHFENLGLYDAGDIEFDGNLESSQMKLAERVAQIKESTLFPVVLGGGHETAFGSIYGIYKATGKMPAIINFDAHFDMRDYSASPSSGTSFRQIGDICKKVNQPFNYLCIGIQKSANTQELFETAKNYGADWIDIEMIRFNVQHAIKHLNEFLKEQESVYLTICSDVFASYLACGVSAPQPFGLEIKEFLTLFYTILKSNKIVGFDISEVNPQLDIDNQTSALAARIIFKLVEGITF; this is translated from the coding sequence ATGGTGTGGAAAGGAAGGGTTGACGGAAACTTAAAAAGTCAACTAAGGTGGCATCAGGTTGTAAAACCATTTGATAAGCACAAAAAAGAAAAAGGTATATGCATCGTCGGTTTTCGGTGTGATGAAGGCGTAAAAAGGAACAAAGGAAGACTTGGTGCAAAGGATGCGCCAATCAGCATAAGAAAGGCATTGGCTTCTCTGCCGTGGCATTTTGAAAATCTGGGCTTGTATGATGCAGGCGATATAGAGTTTGACGGCAATCTTGAGTCGTCTCAGATGAAACTTGCAGAAAGGGTTGCCCAAATCAAAGAATCAACCCTTTTTCCTGTTGTGCTTGGTGGTGGCCATGAGACGGCATTTGGCTCAATCTATGGAATATATAAAGCAACAGGCAAGATGCCAGCAATTATAAACTTTGATGCACACTTTGACATGAGAGATTACTCAGCTTCACCAAGCAGCGGCACATCGTTTAGACAGATTGGAGATATCTGCAAAAAAGTTAATCAGCCCTTCAACTATTTGTGTATAGGTATACAGAAATCAGCAAACACCCAAGAACTGTTTGAGACTGCCAAAAATTACGGCGCAGACTGGATAGATATTGAGATGATACGATTTAATGTTCAGCATGCAATTAAGCACTTAAATGAGTTCTTAAAAGAGCAAGAGAGTGTTTATCTAACCATCTGCAGTGATGTGTTTGCAAGCTATTTAGCCTGTGGCGTAAGTGCTCCACAACCGTTTGGCCTTGAAATAAAGGAGTTTTTAACACTCTTTTACACGATACTAAAAAGCAACAAGATTGTAGGTTTTGATATATCAGAAGTCAACCCACAGTTGGATATAGACAATCAAACTTCGGCTTTGGCTGCAAGGATTATATTTAAACTTGTTGAAGGAATAACCTTTTAG